From Methanobacterium congolense, one genomic window encodes:
- a CDS encoding potassium channel family protein, protein MKDILKLFISTNSKFAKEKKAQKSFKIPERLKRFFEASLMVLILLDILLLTLVTFFPVKSYIYTGVVYFDLLVVLILIPDFINRLLKSENKKEFLKYNWTDIIGMIPVIIIPQAGSLFSYFRLIRILALFKKNIAHSFEFLHKTRIDYGITIILTVLFSASIAMFMVEHGVNSHMHRFSDALWCTLVTITTVGYGDVTPVTPAGKVISAIIMFTGIGFIGFLTSTLTSNIIGISQEEEEIGIHEKLDKLQAEMDELKELIKEKK, encoded by the coding sequence ATGAAAGATATCTTAAAATTATTCATAAGCACAAATTCAAAGTTTGCAAAAGAAAAAAAGGCACAAAAATCGTTTAAGATACCTGAAAGACTGAAACGCTTTTTTGAAGCGTCATTAATGGTTTTAATTCTTTTAGATATTCTCCTACTTACCCTCGTGACGTTCTTTCCTGTAAAAAGTTATATTTATACTGGGGTTGTGTACTTTGATTTATTAGTGGTTCTCATATTGATACCTGATTTTATTAACAGACTCCTAAAATCAGAAAATAAAAAAGAGTTTTTGAAGTACAACTGGACCGACATCATTGGAATGATACCTGTTATCATCATACCACAGGCAGGTTCACTCTTCAGTTACTTCAGATTGATACGAATTTTAGCACTTTTCAAGAAAAACATTGCACATTCATTTGAATTTCTGCATAAAACAAGAATAGACTATGGAATCACTATAATCTTGACAGTACTGTTTTCTGCATCAATTGCAATGTTCATGGTTGAACATGGAGTGAACAGTCACATGCATAGATTTAGTGATGCATTATGGTGCACCCTTGTGACAATAACAACAGTTGGCTACGGTGATGTAACCCCTGTAACACCTGCCGGCAAAGTCATATCCGCCATCATAATGTTCACTGGAATAGGTTTCATAGGATTTCTTACATCCACATTGACATCAAATATTATAGGTATCTCCCAGGAAGAGGAAGAAATTGGAATCCATGAAAAACTGGACAAACTACAGGCAGAAATGGATGAACTGAAGGAGTTAATCAAAGAAAAGAAGTAA
- a CDS encoding DUF2124 family protein — protein MEKKTGIVGLTGSFREAVADLSEGSKVVFTGSAAVCTPFIELLSYSIRDKGFEMVFIPNADASKARKIKKQKNIGMSVVDEVVDPENPAVVVVMGGLAMPKFGCPAEDVTAMIKEISDEDPMIIGVCFMGIFKRSGWDEKIPFKTIIDTSMETQVKNL, from the coding sequence ATGGAGAAAAAGACAGGAATAGTTGGTTTAACAGGATCATTCCGTGAAGCTGTTGCAGATTTATCTGAAGGTTCCAAGGTGGTTTTCACAGGTTCAGCAGCTGTATGCACTCCCTTCATTGAACTTCTATCCTACAGTATAAGGGACAAAGGCTTTGAAATGGTGTTCATTCCAAATGCAGATGCAAGTAAAGCCAGAAAGATCAAAAAGCAGAAAAACATTGGTATGAGTGTGGTTGATGAGGTTGTAGATCCCGAAAACCCCGCTGTTGTGGTTGTTATGGGCGGTCTTGCAATGCCCAAGTTCGGATGTCCCGCAGAGGATGTTACAGCCATGATCAAGGAGATTTCAGATGAAGATCCGATGATAATTGGTGTCTGTTTCATGGGAATCTTCAAAAGAAGCGGATGGGATGAAAAGATACCCTTCAAGACCATAATCGATACAAGCATGGAAACACAGGTTAAAAACCTTTAA
- a CDS encoding ABC transporter permease produces the protein MDLYKLALNNIRRKKLRSALTMLGIVIGVATILTLLGSTAGLASAVNDQTNEYMYDVVISSASSSGSYSMDSQTVSKVENRSDLHGLREVTAFSEEINGSTVTVGGTNDWKQVKIKNGKPGVVINHAVADKLHLGVGDKIRIKNKELTITGISNEEQVDEDVLGVYINQTLAKQMAGNKVSAIYAQTDGDPKTVADNLEKQLNGVSVKTRSEKVAEVQEWANKAQLFMGIIAGIALVVGIISVVNTMMMSVMERTRELGVLKAIGFTNWELKGSILFESGLLGFLGSIAGVLLGILGILLIAKMLNFTDYITDMIPLWLVGGVIAGSTLLSILAGLYPARRASKLNVVEALRNE, from the coding sequence ATGGATCTTTATAAATTGGCACTTAACAACATCCGCAGAAAAAAGCTTAGAAGTGCATTGACAATGCTTGGAATAGTAATTGGTGTTGCAACTATTCTAACACTTCTGGGATCAACTGCGGGTTTGGCTTCAGCAGTTAACGATCAAACAAATGAATACATGTACGATGTGGTAATATCCTCTGCATCCAGTAGTGGATCTTATTCAATGGATTCTCAAACAGTTTCGAAGGTAGAGAACCGTTCTGATCTTCACGGCTTAAGAGAAGTAACTGCCTTTTCAGAGGAAATAAATGGAAGTACCGTAACTGTAGGTGGTACAAATGATTGGAAACAGGTTAAAATAAAAAATGGAAAACCAGGTGTGGTTATTAACCATGCAGTTGCAGATAAGCTCCACCTTGGTGTTGGAGACAAGATCAGGATTAAAAATAAAGAGTTAACCATCACCGGGATATCCAACGAGGAACAGGTGGATGAAGATGTCCTGGGTGTTTACATAAACCAGACCCTTGCAAAGCAAATGGCTGGAAACAAAGTAAGTGCAATCTATGCTCAAACTGATGGAGATCCAAAAACTGTTGCAGATAACCTGGAAAAGCAGTTAAATGGGGTTTCTGTTAAAACTCGATCAGAGAAGGTGGCTGAGGTTCAGGAATGGGCTAACAAAGCACAACTTTTCATGGGAATTATTGCAGGTATAGCTCTGGTTGTAGGAATCATAAGTGTGGTAAATACCATGATGATGAGTGTTATGGAGAGAACAAGAGAATTAGGAGTTTTAAAAGCCATAGGGTTTACAAACTGGGAACTGAAGGGAAGTATCCTCTTTGAATCAGGATTGTTAGGATTCTTGGGATCGATTGCAGGGGTTCTTCTGGGAATTTTAGGCATCTTGTTAATTGCAAAGATGCTGAATTTCACAGATTACATTACCGATATGATACCCCTGTGGCTAGTTGGAGGTGTCATTGCGGGATCCACCCTTTTAAGTATTCTGGCTGGACTTTACCCTGCAAGGCGTGCCTCAAAATTGAACGTTGTGGAGGCTTTGAGAAATGAGTAA
- a CDS encoding ABC transporter ATP-binding protein → MSNLIEFKDVWKTYKMGDEEVNALAGLDLTLKKGSFTAVMGPSGSGKSTFLHIAGILDMPTRGTFRINGNDTCKLSVKEQARLRRNEIGFIFQRFNLMSQLTVLENVMLPMIKEDSRKAEKLLEMMGLTGKHDKRPWQLSGGEQQRVAIARALINDPSIILADEPTGELDTRNADSIMHILQDLNQNEGVSIVMVTHNPISADFADEVINMRDGDLVKRSK, encoded by the coding sequence ATGAGTAACTTAATAGAATTCAAAGATGTCTGGAAAACATATAAAATGGGGGATGAGGAAGTGAACGCCCTTGCAGGACTGGATCTTACCCTGAAGAAGGGTTCCTTCACAGCGGTAATGGGCCCCTCTGGATCTGGAAAGTCAACCTTCCTCCACATCGCAGGGATACTTGACATGCCAACCAGGGGCACATTCAGGATCAATGGGAATGATACATGTAAATTATCTGTCAAAGAGCAGGCAAGGCTTCGGAGGAATGAAATAGGGTTCATTTTCCAGAGGTTTAATCTCATGTCCCAGCTCACAGTCCTTGAGAACGTTATGCTGCCAATGATAAAAGAGGATTCCAGAAAAGCTGAAAAACTTCTGGAAATGATGGGATTAACAGGAAAACATGATAAAAGGCCATGGCAACTTTCAGGAGGAGAACAACAGCGTGTAGCAATAGCCAGAGCTTTAATAAATGATCCGTCTATCATTCTGGCTGATGAACCAACAGGAGAACTTGATACAAGGAATGCGGATTCAATAATGCATATACTTCAAGATCTAAATCAAAACGAGGGGGTGAGTATTGTTATGGTCACCCACAACCCAATTTCAGCGGATTTTGCAGATGAAGTTATTAATATGCGTGATGGGGATCTTGTTAAAAGGAGTAAATAA
- a CDS encoding ArsR/SmtB family transcription factor, with amino-acid sequence MQKKFLWWLIVGTKGGKNRARIINELKERPYNIHQLAEKLELDYKTVQHHMGVLEESGVVTSSGEKYGKLYFLSDEMEENYPTFHEIWTQFQK; translated from the coding sequence ATGCAAAAAAAGTTTCTATGGTGGCTGATTGTAGGTACCAAAGGTGGTAAAAACCGTGCCAGAATAATCAATGAACTGAAAGAAAGGCCTTACAATATTCATCAGCTTGCAGAAAAACTTGAACTGGATTATAAGACTGTTCAGCATCATATGGGAGTTCTGGAAGAGTCAGGTGTTGTTACATCAAGTGGGGAAAAGTACGGGAAATTGTACTTCCTTTCTGATGAAATGGAAGAGAACTACCCTACCTTCCATGAGATATGGACTCAATTTCAGAAATAA